A stretch of DNA from Streptomyces rubradiris:
AGGGGGGCGGTGTCGTGTTCGGCGCGGGCCAGCAGGATCGCGCCCTCCAGGGTGCTGATCATGAGCGTGGCCAGCGACTCGGCGCGGGCGGCGGGCACGCCCAGGCCGGTCAGGGCCGCGGCGAGCGGCGCGCGCCAGGCCGTGAACGCGGCCGCGGCCGCCCGGCGGGTCGCGTCGGCCGAGGTGGCGCAGTCGACCGTGGCGGCGGCGACCGGGCAGCCCGCGGCAAAGCCGTCCGCCGCGTACTCGTCGGTCCACTGCGCGGCCATCGCCGCGAACAGCCCGCTCGGCGTCGGCTCGTCCAGCCCCGCGAGGAAGCGGGCGATCCGCTTGCCCGCGTACGTTCCGGCCCACTGGACCGCCTCGTTGACCAGCTGTTCCTTGCCGCCCGGGAAGTAGTGCTGGAGGGAGCCGCGCGGGGCGCCGGCGTGCGCGGCGACCTCGCGCATGCCGGTCGCGGCGACCCCGTGTCGCCGGATGAGCTGGGCCGCGCTGAAGACCATCCGCTCCCGCGGTCCGGGCCGCGCCTCGGTCATGCGTCGCCTCCGTTCGTCCCCCCCGGCTTCCTCCGCCCTCAGACTATGACCGCCGTCATAACCGGCGCTACTATGACGAGTGTCATAAGCGGCGCGCGGTACGAAGGGCGGGCCGGTCATGAACGTCGGATTCATCGGCCTCGGAGTGATGGGCGGGCCCATGGCCCTGCGCCTGGCGCACGCCGGCATCCCACTGGTCGTCTGGAACCGGACCCCGCACCGGGCGGAGCCGCTGCGCGCGGCCGGCGCCGAGGTCGCGGCGGACGCCGCCGAGGTGTTCGCGCGGGCCGGGGTGGTGCTGCTGATGCTCGCCGACGAGGCCGCGGTGGACGCGGTCCTCGGCAGGGGCACACCGGAGCCGGCCGTGCGCGTGGCGGGCCGCACCGTCGTACACATGGGCACGACCGCGCCGGAGTACTCCCGCGCGCTGGAGGCGGACATCCGCGCGGCGGGCGGCCGGTACGCCGAGGCGCCGGTCTCCGGGTCCCGGGTGCCGGCGGAACAGGGGCGGCTGGTCGCGATGCTCGCCGGCGAGGAGGACGTCGTGGCCGCCGTACGCCCGCTGCTCGCGCCGATGTGCCGGGAGACGTTCGGGTGCGGCGCGGTGCCGGGCGCGCTGCTGATGAAGCTGTCGGTGAACCTCTTCCTGATCACCCAGGTGACCGGGCTGGCCGAGGCGTTCCACTTCGCCGAGCGGCAGGGGGTGGACCGCCGGCTGTTCCTGGAGGTCCTGGACGCGGGCCCGATGGCCAGCGCGGTGTCCCGGATGAA
This window harbors:
- a CDS encoding TetR/AcrR family transcriptional regulator, which encodes MTEARPGPRERMVFSAAQLIRRHGVAATGMREVAAHAGAPRGSLQHYFPGGKEQLVNEAVQWAGTYAGKRIARFLAGLDEPTPSGLFAAMAAQWTDEYAADGFAAGCPVAAATVDCATSADATRRAAAAAFTAWRAPLAAALTGLGVPAARAESLATLMISTLEGAILLARAEHDTAPLTTAVRELGPLLDAAAHPRPTRPTEQARTP
- a CDS encoding NAD(P)-dependent oxidoreductase, whose protein sequence is MNVGFIGLGVMGGPMALRLAHAGIPLVVWNRTPHRAEPLRAAGAEVAADAAEVFARAGVVLLMLADEAAVDAVLGRGTPEPAVRVAGRTVVHMGTTAPEYSRALEADIRAAGGRYAEAPVSGSRVPAEQGRLVAMLAGEEDVVAAVRPLLAPMCRETFGCGAVPGALLMKLSVNLFLITQVTGLAEAFHFAERQGVDRRLFLEVLDAGPMASAVSRMKAPKLRERDFSVQAAALDVLKNNRLIADAARAARLASPLLDVCHALFRETVAGGHGGEDMVAVLHAIEARTAEAPWAPS